In a single window of the Ferroacidibacillus organovorans genome:
- a CDS encoding 2-phosphosulfolactate phosphatase, whose translation MRIEIVQGSGPFAPDAGVHVVIDVIRAFTVAQVAFMGGASEIVLARDKEQAFALREVWTDSLLAGEIDGLAVPGFDLDNSPARMAKADVAGKSIIQMTTNGVKAAVQALFAEHVFVTGFSNARQTALFVQTIEKKLKRPLVRLIASHATSDDDLACAEYMESILTERQSFSAEAVAARIRASDVAQKFFDPARPEFDAEDIDWCAREISCSFVMRVTQRSEIPIVERVDV comes from the coding sequence ATGCGCATTGAGATCGTACAAGGGAGCGGACCTTTTGCGCCGGACGCTGGTGTTCATGTCGTCATCGATGTGATCAGGGCATTTACAGTGGCTCAGGTGGCGTTTATGGGTGGAGCGAGCGAAATTGTGCTTGCGCGCGATAAAGAACAGGCATTCGCCCTTCGCGAGGTGTGGACAGACAGCCTTTTGGCAGGTGAGATCGATGGACTTGCCGTCCCGGGGTTTGATCTTGACAACTCTCCGGCGCGCATGGCTAAAGCCGATGTTGCTGGAAAGAGCATCATCCAGATGACGACAAACGGGGTCAAGGCGGCCGTACAGGCGCTTTTTGCAGAGCATGTTTTTGTCACAGGATTTAGCAATGCGAGACAAACGGCTCTGTTCGTCCAAACGATCGAGAAGAAGTTGAAGCGCCCGCTCGTTCGATTGATCGCTTCACATGCCACGAGCGATGATGATCTCGCGTGCGCTGAGTACATGGAGTCAATTCTGACAGAAAGGCAGTCGTTTTCTGCTGAGGCCGTGGCGGCGCGCATTCGCGCATCTGATGTGGCCCAGAAATTTTTTGATCCGGCTCGACCGGAATTTGATGCAGAAGATATCGACTGGTGCGCGCGTGAGATCTCTTGCTCGTTTGTCATGCGCGTCACGCAGCGATCAGAGATTCCCATCGTCGAAAGGGTGGATGTATGA
- a CDS encoding phosphosulfolactate synthase, translating to MYETLLRLPARSAKPREDGLTIVIDNGVPTQYFQDVMQSMGHLIDFVKFGWGTSLVTRDLEVKLHALREHQIDFFFGGTLFEKYYMQRQLDDYHSLCQSVGCRYVEISNGTVGLSNRDKASWIREFAQQFRVFSEVGYKDTEKSINLRPAKWIEYIHEDLEAGAWKVITEARETGTAGIVRPDGELRFGLMEEIFDAVDPRRMVYEAPNKTLQTYFISRLGPEVNLANISVHDPIPLETLRMGLRSDTLMLFEENDA from the coding sequence ATCTACGAAACATTGCTCAGGCTACCGGCGCGAAGCGCCAAACCGCGCGAGGACGGCCTCACGATCGTCATTGACAATGGTGTGCCTACCCAGTATTTTCAAGATGTCATGCAGAGCATGGGGCATTTGATAGACTTCGTAAAATTTGGCTGGGGAACCTCGCTTGTCACGCGTGATCTAGAAGTTAAATTACATGCGCTGCGTGAACATCAGATTGATTTTTTCTTCGGCGGAACACTTTTTGAAAAATATTATATGCAGCGCCAATTGGATGACTACCATTCGCTTTGTCAATCTGTTGGCTGTCGCTATGTGGAAATATCCAATGGGACGGTCGGGCTTTCCAATCGGGATAAAGCATCGTGGATACGCGAATTTGCACAGCAATTTCGCGTTTTTTCGGAAGTTGGTTATAAGGATACGGAAAAGTCGATCAATCTGCGCCCGGCCAAATGGATTGAATACATTCATGAGGATCTGGAAGCGGGTGCGTGGAAGGTGATCACGGAAGCGCGAGAAACGGGAACGGCTGGCATCGTTCGCCCTGACGGTGAGTTGCGGTTTGGGTTGATGGAAGAAATTTTTGACGCAGTGGACCCGCGACGCATGGTCTACGAGGCACCGAACAAAACGCTGCAGACGTATTTTATCTCGCGGTTGGGTCCAGAAGTGAATTTGGCGAATATCTCAGTTCACGATCCGATCCCGCTTGAGACACTTCGCATGGGACTACGGTCCGACACATTGATGCTTTTTGAGGAGAATGACGCGTGA
- a CDS encoding VOC family protein, with protein sequence MRDSQNVFHLAIPCKDLDETYDFYVTKLGCKLARRYADRITLDFFGDQVVCHLDPDRVEQSPKMYPRHFGVTFREKVQYDNLLKLAHQRNVPFFQEPMTRFAGRVEEHLTFFLIDPANNLLEFKYYYDERMMY encoded by the coding sequence GTGAGAGACAGTCAGAACGTGTTTCATCTTGCCATTCCTTGCAAAGACTTGGATGAGACGTACGATTTTTATGTGACAAAACTTGGCTGCAAATTGGCGCGCCGCTATGCGGACCGCATCACACTTGATTTTTTTGGCGATCAAGTCGTGTGCCATCTCGACCCTGACCGTGTCGAACAAAGCCCTAAAATGTACCCGCGTCATTTTGGCGTGACATTTCGCGAGAAGGTGCAGTACGACAATCTGCTCAAGCTTGCACATCAAAGAAATGTACCGTTTTTCCAGGAGCCGATGACACGGTTTGCAGGACGGGTTGAGGAACATCTCACCTTTTTTTTGATCGATCCGGCCAACAATCTACTGGAATTTAAATATTATTACGATGAACGCATGATGTATTGA
- a CDS encoding FtsK/SpoIIIE family DNA translocase has translation MAKLDHAKRVLRYELLGLALLILGFVTLGDLGAVGLALDDLCIMLAGNWHFIIPLYVLWMALIIMIKRARFRYTGFQTGLFILLLVIVTWSELSLYTQGVAMYGQNPDLLRLTQVGITTLSDSLHSLILTSNGPLPPANAGGGMVGFAIFSGLRYLFAVAGTVLVMVGAVLAALVLMTRKSLVQTIERMSRSLENRVDRGWTSVITALARALTAQKGVKARRGAARALRADEKEESAQSDRGETVQKMPRATRKRSRGAREELSTRAANDESQREQTLDDWREEPESFSFQDFGRDVPQDGVYNAFFDAPAEDDRHLPQVDESHGQTASEELADAGRLREGSLGAQEDTGAWTLDEERSILTVRIAQPEAGELLDPPRTYRVSSQIEGEKDGEGNKAPAPSKPYRLPDPRLLDRGANRRADALALQKELQGQAKKLVETFESFGVSVRLLGTSRGPAVTRYEIQPASGVKVSRILSLSDDLALALAARDIRIEAPIPGKSAVGIEVPNSEIAVVTFREVLETEAFKQAPSLLSFALGKDIAGQTIIGDLARMPHVLVAGATGSGKSVCINGIIASILFRAKPDEVKFIMIDPKMVELGVYNGIPHLFAPVVTEARRAAAALRKVIVEMERRYDLFSKARVRDLERYNNYAERVGKPRIPLIVVIIDELADLMMVAPGDVEDAICRLAQMARASGIHLVVATQRPSVDVITGLIKANIPSRIAFSVSSSVDSRTILDGSGAEKLLGRGDMLYLPVGASKPLRMQGAFLSESEVEKLVDFVRNQQEAEYQEDFSALPEEVTSNLDQLDPLFEDAVRVVVESEQASVSFLQRRLKVGYSRAARLIDSLEELGIIGPFENSKPREIYLSKEEWLARKENHAG, from the coding sequence ATGGCAAAACTGGATCACGCAAAACGAGTGCTTCGCTATGAGTTGTTGGGGCTTGCCCTGTTGATTCTCGGCTTTGTCACGCTCGGAGATCTCGGCGCAGTCGGACTGGCGCTTGACGATCTTTGTATCATGCTGGCCGGGAACTGGCATTTTATCATACCGCTTTACGTTCTTTGGATGGCGCTGATCATCATGATCAAACGCGCCCGCTTTCGTTACACGGGATTTCAGACGGGTCTTTTTATCCTTCTCTTGGTCATTGTCACATGGAGTGAACTCAGTCTGTACACGCAGGGTGTGGCAATGTATGGTCAAAATCCGGATCTCTTGCGGCTGACTCAAGTTGGGATTACGACGCTCAGTGACTCGCTTCACAGTTTAATCCTCACGTCAAACGGACCGCTTCCACCCGCGAATGCTGGCGGTGGCATGGTCGGATTTGCCATTTTTTCAGGTCTGCGCTATCTATTTGCCGTGGCGGGCACGGTGCTTGTCATGGTTGGCGCAGTGCTTGCGGCGCTTGTCTTGATGACGCGCAAGTCCTTGGTGCAGACCATTGAGCGTATGTCAAGATCCCTTGAAAATCGGGTGGATCGCGGCTGGACAAGTGTGATTACTGCGCTTGCGCGCGCGCTGACTGCGCAAAAAGGCGTTAAAGCAAGGCGGGGCGCAGCGCGCGCTTTGCGCGCGGATGAAAAAGAGGAGAGCGCACAAAGCGATAGAGGCGAAACGGTTCAAAAAATGCCCCGCGCGACAAGGAAGCGCTCGCGCGGTGCGCGCGAGGAACTGTCGACGCGCGCAGCAAATGATGAGTCGCAGCGCGAGCAGACACTTGATGACTGGCGGGAAGAACCAGAATCTTTTTCGTTTCAGGATTTTGGCCGCGATGTCCCGCAGGATGGGGTCTATAACGCATTTTTTGATGCGCCTGCCGAGGATGATCGCCATCTGCCACAGGTTGATGAAAGTCATGGTCAGACAGCTTCTGAAGAACTCGCGGATGCGGGGAGACTGCGTGAAGGATCGCTTGGGGCGCAGGAGGATACTGGCGCATGGACGCTTGATGAAGAGCGTTCGATCCTTACAGTTCGCATCGCGCAGCCAGAGGCGGGCGAACTCCTAGATCCGCCACGCACCTATCGGGTGAGTTCGCAGATCGAAGGTGAAAAAGATGGGGAAGGGAACAAGGCGCCCGCTCCGTCAAAACCGTATCGCCTGCCTGATCCACGCCTTCTTGATCGCGGCGCAAATCGTCGGGCAGATGCACTTGCTCTGCAAAAAGAATTGCAAGGTCAAGCGAAAAAATTGGTTGAGACGTTCGAAAGTTTTGGTGTTTCGGTGCGTTTGCTTGGCACGAGTCGCGGCCCTGCTGTGACTCGGTATGAAATTCAACCGGCGAGTGGCGTCAAGGTTTCCCGCATTCTCAGTCTATCAGACGATTTGGCGCTCGCGCTCGCCGCGCGCGATATTCGCATTGAAGCGCCTATTCCCGGCAAATCGGCAGTGGGGATCGAGGTTCCGAATTCGGAGATTGCGGTGGTCACCTTTCGCGAGGTGCTGGAGACAGAGGCGTTCAAACAGGCGCCAAGCCTGCTGTCTTTCGCGCTTGGAAAAGACATTGCGGGACAGACCATTATCGGGGATTTGGCACGCATGCCGCACGTTTTGGTTGCGGGCGCGACCGGTTCTGGCAAGAGTGTCTGCATTAACGGGATTATCGCAAGCATCCTGTTTCGCGCCAAGCCGGATGAAGTCAAATTCATCATGATTGATCCAAAAATGGTGGAACTCGGTGTCTACAATGGGATTCCACATCTCTTTGCTCCTGTTGTAACAGAGGCGCGGCGCGCGGCTGCGGCGCTTCGCAAGGTGATTGTCGAGATGGAGCGGCGCTACGATCTGTTCTCAAAAGCCCGCGTGCGCGATCTGGAGCGTTACAACAACTATGCGGAGCGCGTTGGGAAACCGCGCATCCCCCTGATTGTCGTGATTATCGATGAATTGGCGGATTTGATGATGGTTGCGCCGGGGGATGTGGAGGATGCGATCTGTCGTCTCGCGCAAATGGCGCGCGCGTCAGGCATTCACCTTGTCGTCGCGACGCAGCGCCCATCGGTTGATGTTATCACGGGGCTGATCAAAGCAAATATTCCGTCGCGCATTGCCTTTTCAGTCTCTTCCAGTGTTGATTCGCGAACCATTCTTGACGGAAGTGGTGCAGAAAAGTTGCTTGGGCGAGGAGATATGCTGTACTTGCCTGTTGGCGCTTCAAAACCTTTGCGTATGCAGGGCGCGTTTTTGTCTGAGTCTGAAGTGGAGAAGCTGGTTGATTTTGTCCGCAATCAGCAGGAAGCGGAGTATCAGGAAGATTTCAGTGCGTTGCCAGAGGAGGTGACGTCGAATCTCGACCAACTCGATCCATTGTTTGAGGATGCCGTGCGCGTCGTGGTGGAATCGGAACAGGCGTCCGTCTCGTTTTTGCAGCGTCGGCTCAAGGTTGGTTATTCGCGTGCTGCGCGCTTGATTGACTCGCTAGAGGAATTGGGAATTATCGGTCCGTTTGAGAACAGCAAGCCACGAGAAATTTATCTTAGCAAAGAGGAGTGGCTGGCGCGTAAAGAGAATCACGCAGGCTAG
- a CDS encoding helix-turn-helix domain-containing protein — MPNDGIRKPDAQHTRLRELGDYLRRTREGKRLSIEDAVEATKVRGRYLQAIEAADYERLPADVYTRGFVRSYADFLGLNGAELTNLYLGSVRDAATSPALEPTRDSRVTKAPSQSAHRPASSRKSAVQSAPREKAPMTVNGVLIGFLAAIVIVGGGIWALLGMHHASSTVSKSPSTKTVPQTAHTKKPGGKNAGTSAAVHHGSGSGVLPHAVTPLFTLVSQTNTLATYRVATTKPVTYTISVQNTSCWMQVTAGGQTVISGTLYGGQSKQFTAQGPVTFWLGKNQVVTISLDHHVVPAYSADGVYHYTFQ, encoded by the coding sequence ATGCCAAACGACGGGATTCGAAAACCCGATGCACAGCACACGCGACTTCGCGAACTCGGTGACTATCTGAGAAGAACGCGTGAAGGAAAGCGTCTCTCCATTGAAGATGCCGTCGAGGCGACAAAAGTGCGCGGAAGGTACCTTCAAGCGATTGAGGCGGCAGACTATGAACGTTTGCCGGCGGATGTATACACGCGCGGTTTTGTGCGAAGCTATGCTGACTTTTTGGGATTAAACGGTGCAGAACTCACCAATCTCTATCTTGGAAGTGTACGCGACGCCGCGACGTCGCCTGCTTTAGAGCCGACGCGTGATTCCCGCGTTACAAAAGCGCCGTCCCAAAGCGCGCATAGACCTGCGAGTTCGCGAAAGTCAGCTGTTCAAAGCGCTCCGAGAGAAAAGGCTCCAATGACTGTGAACGGTGTTTTAATAGGGTTTCTTGCGGCGATCGTGATCGTTGGAGGTGGGATTTGGGCGCTCCTTGGGATGCATCACGCCTCTTCGACCGTTTCTAAGTCTCCTTCGACAAAAACGGTGCCACAAACCGCACACACGAAAAAACCGGGCGGAAAAAATGCCGGAACGAGTGCGGCGGTTCATCACGGGAGCGGATCAGGCGTATTGCCCCACGCTGTTACGCCTCTTTTTACATTGGTCAGTCAGACCAACACGCTTGCGACGTATCGTGTTGCAACCACAAAGCCAGTAACCTATACCATTTCAGTGCAGAACACCTCTTGTTGGATGCAAGTAACGGCGGGTGGGCAAACCGTGATCAGTGGGACACTTTATGGTGGACAGTCAAAGCAGTTTACTGCACAGGGACCTGTGACTTTCTGGCTGGGAAAAAATCAGGTGGTCACGATCTCGCTTGATCATCACGTGGTTCCCGCATATTCAGCGGACGGCGTCTATCACTACACGTTTCAGTAA
- a CDS encoding YajQ family cyclic di-GMP-binding protein, whose amino-acid sequence MAKESSFDVVSKPDMQEVANAVNQSEKELETRFDFKGSKSSIAQRETEIVVTSDDEYKLSLVLDIIRSKLIKRGVSLKFLEYGKLEPAAGGTVRQVVTVKSGIDSDVAKQIVKLIKDSKIKVTASIQGDQVRVTGKDKDDLQAVIALLRKQDLSVELQFTNYR is encoded by the coding sequence ATGGCAAAGGAGTCATCCTTTGATGTGGTATCAAAACCAGATATGCAAGAAGTGGCGAATGCGGTCAATCAATCCGAAAAAGAACTGGAAACACGCTTTGATTTTAAAGGCAGCAAAAGTTCGATTGCGCAGCGTGAGACAGAGATTGTCGTCACGAGCGATGACGAGTACAAATTGTCGCTGGTACTTGATATCATCCGGTCGAAACTGATTAAGCGAGGCGTATCCCTCAAATTTTTAGAGTACGGCAAGCTGGAGCCGGCGGCAGGCGGGACGGTTCGCCAAGTGGTTACGGTAAAAAGCGGGATCGATTCGGACGTGGCAAAACAGATTGTAAAGCTGATCAAGGACAGCAAAATCAAGGTCACTGCATCGATCCAGGGTGATCAGGTCCGCGTCACAGGAAAGGACAAAGATGATTTGCAAGCGGTCATCGCTCTTTTGCGGAAACAAGATTTGTCTGTTGAATTACAGTTCACCAATTATCGCTGA
- the rimO gene encoding 30S ribosomal protein S12 methylthiotransferase RimO has product MSRRIAVVTLGCEKNLVDSEVMFGLMSEKGYALTEDANDADVIVVNTCAFIDAAKQESIDTILQMAKLKDGTKKTLLVAGCMAQRYADELLAEIPEIDGVVGTGEFTRIHELTELAKRGERPKFVGNPVYIYDQHTPRVRQKAQASAYVKIAEGCDHKCTFCVIPQMRGAFRSRSIESIVAEVELLVADGVREVNLIAQDSTQFGMDLYGKRSLPELLFALQQIEGLAWIRLHYAYPAFFTDELIEAFCSLDKVVKYVDMPLQHAQDHILRAMQRPGRQRHVRELVSKIRERIPGVVLRSSFIVGFPGETEEDFEALKAFVKELAFDHVGVFTYSAEEGASSAELPDQVDQEIKERRASELMEVAREVAAKRLERLIGTVVPVLIEGTDEAANASFVGRTPFDAREIDGVVYVKGDRLAVGSIVPVRITHAFDFDLVGEAV; this is encoded by the coding sequence TTGTCTCGTCGAATCGCAGTTGTGACGCTCGGTTGCGAAAAAAACTTGGTTGACTCCGAAGTGATGTTCGGATTGATGTCTGAAAAAGGGTACGCATTGACGGAGGATGCAAACGACGCAGACGTCATTGTCGTGAATACGTGTGCGTTTATCGATGCGGCGAAACAGGAATCGATCGACACCATTTTGCAAATGGCAAAATTGAAGGACGGCACGAAAAAGACGTTACTAGTTGCAGGTTGTATGGCTCAGCGCTATGCGGATGAGCTGTTGGCTGAAATCCCTGAGATCGATGGCGTGGTGGGCACGGGGGAGTTTACCCGCATTCACGAACTGACTGAGCTTGCGAAGCGTGGTGAGCGGCCGAAGTTTGTTGGTAATCCCGTGTATATCTACGATCAACATACACCTCGCGTTCGGCAGAAGGCACAGGCTTCTGCCTATGTCAAAATCGCTGAAGGCTGTGACCATAAGTGTACGTTTTGTGTCATACCGCAAATGCGTGGTGCGTTTCGCTCCCGCTCGATCGAGAGCATTGTCGCCGAAGTAGAACTGCTCGTTGCAGATGGCGTGCGGGAAGTCAATTTGATTGCGCAGGATTCTACGCAATTTGGTATGGATTTGTACGGTAAGCGCAGTCTTCCGGAGTTGCTTTTTGCCCTTCAACAAATCGAAGGTTTAGCGTGGATTCGTCTTCACTACGCGTATCCTGCCTTCTTTACCGACGAATTGATTGAGGCGTTCTGCTCACTTGACAAGGTTGTCAAGTACGTGGACATGCCGCTTCAACACGCGCAGGATCACATTTTGCGTGCGATGCAACGGCCGGGCCGGCAGCGCCATGTTCGCGAATTGGTATCAAAAATCCGCGAACGCATCCCGGGTGTTGTGCTTCGCTCATCTTTTATCGTTGGATTTCCCGGGGAAACAGAAGAGGATTTTGAGGCGCTCAAAGCGTTTGTAAAAGAGTTGGCCTTCGACCATGTCGGTGTTTTTACCTACTCTGCCGAAGAGGGCGCATCGTCTGCTGAATTGCCGGATCAAGTGGATCAGGAAATAAAGGAACGGCGCGCCAGTGAATTGATGGAAGTTGCGCGTGAAGTCGCCGCAAAACGTTTGGAGCGATTGATCGGCACGGTCGTCCCCGTTCTCATTGAGGGCACTGATGAAGCGGCAAATGCTTCGTTTGTCGGGCGAACACCGTTTGACGCACGGGAAATCGACGGTGTCGTCTATGTCAAAGGAGACAGGCTCGCGGTAGGCTCGATCGTTCCGGTTCGCATCACGCATGCATTCGACTTTGATTTAGTCGGGGAGGCTGTGTAG
- the pgsA gene encoding CDP-diacylglycerol--glycerol-3-phosphate 3-phosphatidyltransferase: protein MNLANRITVARVLLMPVVIFFMLTPVHFFRIVTGGTVLFGNQLLATILFVIATISDGIDGYIARNYNQITNFGKFLDPLADKVLVNAVLIALTAQGSVAAWVVIVIVSREFAVTGLRLIAVDDGVVIAAGSLGKWKTRVQMVALVALLLNNFPFSLIHLPFATIAIYLAVVLTILSGVDYFVKNWKVISVSQ, encoded by the coding sequence TTGAATCTGGCCAATCGCATTACGGTAGCCAGGGTTCTTCTCATGCCGGTTGTCATCTTTTTCATGCTCACCCCTGTGCATTTTTTTCGCATCGTGACAGGGGGCACTGTGTTGTTTGGCAATCAGTTGCTGGCGACGATCTTGTTTGTCATTGCGACGATTTCCGACGGGATTGACGGGTACATTGCCCGCAACTACAATCAAATCACCAATTTCGGGAAGTTTCTTGATCCCCTCGCCGATAAAGTCCTCGTTAATGCTGTCTTGATTGCGCTCACTGCGCAAGGGTCAGTCGCCGCGTGGGTTGTGATTGTCATCGTCAGTCGCGAGTTTGCAGTCACTGGTCTTCGCCTGATTGCTGTGGATGACGGTGTCGTGATCGCCGCCGGCAGCCTTGGCAAATGGAAGACGCGCGTGCAGATGGTGGCGCTTGTCGCGCTTTTGTTAAACAACTTCCCCTTCTCGCTTATTCATCTTCCGTTTGCAACGATTGCAATTTACCTGGCTGTGGTATTGACCATTTTGAGCGGGGTCGATTACTTTGTTAAAAATTGGAAAGTGATCAGCGTTTCGCAGTGA